A single region of the Sorghum bicolor cultivar BTx623 chromosome 7, Sorghum_bicolor_NCBIv3, whole genome shotgun sequence genome encodes:
- the LOC8069865 gene encoding probable NEDD8-conjugating enzyme Ubc12-like, which yields MINLFKIKGQKKDDSASTNGKHAAKKQSPGELRLHKDIAELNLPKTTKITFPNGKDDLMNFEATIKPDEGYYMGGKFAFTFQVPPAYPHEPPKVKCKTKVYHPNIDLEGNVCLNILREDWKPVLNINTIVYGLNLLFTQPNDEDPLNHDAAAVLRDDPKKFEKNVRMAIAGGYVDETHFPRCM from the exons ATGATAAACCTTTTTAAGATAAAGGGCCAGAAGAAGGATGATTCTGCCAGTACAAATGGAAAGCATGCCGCTAAGAAGCAAAGTCCAGGGGAGTTGCGTCTCCACAAAG ATATTGCTGAACTTAACCTTCCCAAGACAACCAAGATTACCTTTCCAAATGGCAAGGATGATCTGATGAACTTTGAGGCCACTATTAAGCCTGACGAAGGATACTACAT GGGTGGTAAATTTGCTTTTACCTTCCAAGTTCCTCCAGCTTACCCCCATGAACCTCCCAAAGTCAAGTGCAAGACTAAG GTTTACCATCCCAATATTGACTTGGAGGGAAATGTCTGCCTGAACATTCTGCGTGAAGATTGGAAGCCTGTCCTGAACATCAACACCATTGTGTATGGCTTAAATCTTCTTTTCACG CAACCTAATGACGAGGACCCCCTGAACCATGATGCAGCAGCTGTTCTCCGCGACGACCCGAAAAAGTTTGAGAAAAATGTTCGAATGGCGATAGCTGGAGGCTACGTTGATGAAACCCACTTTCCTCGTTGTATGTAA
- the LOC8069866 gene encoding phototropin-2: MAGSSREAAEKVEKWMAFPSGSDAGGFTFPQPRSVSGGGKEIVEEEASSSSTVGGAGNGNGNRQASFQRDSGVAGSTKSSRGSGDSLPRVSRELKDALSSLQQTFVVSDATRPDCPIIYASAGFYTMTGYAAKDVVGRNCRFLQGPDTDMDEVAKIRDAVKTGRSFCGRLLNYRKDGTPFWNMLTVTPIRDDNGKVIKFIGMQVEVSKYTEGLSEKRMRPNEMPVSLIHYDDRQKETAMSSITEVVQTVKHPRARSEGEQEPVEPAPLVTAPPLVAPGTPLWDVKKEDSRLSRKMSRRRSSLMGFKMGKRSSIGSKEAVPAEVEATSPAPAPATPESATEKERKNSWEKEGRERDIRQGIDLATTLERIEKNFVITDPRLPDNPIIFASDSFLELTEYTREEILGRNCRFLQGAETDMSTVDKIREAIREQKEITVQLINYTKSGKKFWNLFHLQPMRDQKGELQYFIGVQLDGSDHVEPLRNRLSENTELQSAKLVKATAENVDEAVRELPDPNLRPEDLWDIYSKYVSPKPHRRYNSSWIAIEKITKSGEKIGLKHFKPIKPLGCGDTGSVHLVELQGSGELFAMKAMDKSVMLNRNKVHRVCIEREIYSLLDHPFLPTLYTSFQTPTHVCLITDFCPGGELFALLDMQPMKLFREESARFYAAEVVIGLEYLHFLGIIYRDLKPENILLQEDGHIVLTDFDLSFLTSSKPHVIKHSTSRRRRSKEYLPPSFVSEPATPSNSFVGTEEYIAPEIITGAPHTSAIDWWALGILLYEMLYGRTPFRGKNRKRTFHNILHKDLTFPSSIPVSLAAKQLIHGLLQRDPSSRLGSSAGANDIKQHPFFKDIYWPLIRCMEPPELDVPLKLTRKEPELTVKPEEDTHAQILDTF, encoded by the exons ATGGCGGGGTCATCACGGGAAGCGGCCGAGAAGGTGGAGAAGTGGATGGCGTTCCCGTCTGGCTCCGACGCCGGCGGCTTCACGTTCCCGCAGCCACGGTCAGTGTCGGGCGGGGGCAAGGAGAtcgtggaggaggaggcgtcgtCGTCCTCCACGGTGGGCGGCGCCGGCAACGGCAACGGCAACAGGCAGGCCTCGTTCCAGCGCGACAGCGGCGTGGCGGGCAGCACCAAGTCGTCGCGTGGGTCGGGGGACTCGCTGCCGCGGGTGTCGCGGGAGCTCAAGGACGCGCTGTCCAGCCTGCAGCAGACGTTCGTGGTCTCCGACGCCACGCGCCCGGACTGCCCCATCATCTACGCCAGCGCCGGCTTCTACACCATGACCGGCTACGCCGCCAAGGACGTGGTCGGCCGCAACTGCCGCTTCCTGCAGGGCCCCGACACGGACATGGACGAGGTCGCCAAGATCCGGGACGCCGTCAAGACCGGCCGCAGCTTCTGCGGCCGCTTGCTCAACTACCGCAAGGACGGCACGCCCTTCTGGAACATGCTCACCGTCACCCCCATCCGCGACGACAACGGCAAGGTCATCAAGTTCATCGG GATGCAAGTCGAGGTGAGCAAGTACACGGAGGGGCTCAGCGAGAAGCGCATGCGGCCAAACGAGATGCCAGTCTCCCTCATCCACTACGACG ACCGGCAGAAGGAGACGGCGATGTCATCGATCACGGAGGTGGTGCAGACGGTGAAGCACCCGCGCGCTCGCTCCGAGGGTGAACAGGAGCCCGTGGAGCCTGCACCGCTCGTCACGGCGCCGCCGTTGGTGGCCCCTGGCACGCCGCTCTGGGACGTGAAGAAGGAGGACTCGCGGCTGAGCCGGAAGATGAGCCGCCGCCGCTCCTCCCTCATGGG GTTCAAGATGGGGAAGAGGAGCTCGATAGGAAGCAAGGAGGCCGTTCCAGCTGAGGTGGAGGCCacgtcgccggcgccggcgccggcgacacCGGAGTCAGCGACGGAGAAGGAGCGCAAGAACAGCTGGGAGAAAGAGGGAAGGGAGAGGGACATAAGGCAAGGGATCGATCTAGCCACCACGCTAGAGCGCATCGAGAAGAACTTCGTCATCACGGATCCCAGGCTCCCCGACAACCCCATC ATCTTCGCGTCGGATAGCTTCTTGGAGCTGACGGAGTACACGCGGGAAGAGATCCTCGGGAGGAATTGCAG ATTTCTTCAAGGGGCAGAGACCGACATGTCCACAGTTGATAAGATCCGGGAGGCTATCCGGGAACAGAAAGAAATCACTGTCCAGCTAATCAACTACACCAAGAGTG GGAAGAAGTTCTGGAACTTGTTCCACCTGCAGCCAATGCGAGACCAGAAG GGAGAGCTTCAGTACTTCATTGGTGTTCAATTGGATGGAAGCGACCATGTTGAACCCCTTAGGAATCGTCTCTCTGAGAACACTGAACTACAGAGTGCTAAACTG GTCAAAGCTACGGCAGAGAATGTGGATGAAGCAGTCAGAGAGCTTCCTGATCCCAACCTG AGACCAGAGGACCTATGGGACATTTACTCAAAATATGTTTCCCCAAAGCCTCATAGACGTTACAACTCTTCTTGGATTGCGATAGAAAAG ATTACAAAATCTGGGGAGAAGATTGGCTTGAAGCACTTCAAGCCTATAAAACCTTTGGGTTGTGGTGACACTGGCAG TGTACATTTGGTGGAGTTGCAAGGCAGTGGTGAATTATTTGCAATGAAGGCAATGGACAAATCGGTGATGTTGAACCGCAACAAG GTTCATCGAGTTTGTATCGAAAGAGAAATATACTCACTATTGGATCATCCTTTTCTCCCGACATTATATACTTCGTTCCAG ACACCAACACATGTTTGTCTCATAACAGACTTTTGTCCTGGGGGTGAATTATTTGCACTACTTGATATGCAACCGATGAAACTTTTCAGAGAAGAATCTGCAAG GTTTTATGCTGCGGAGGTTGTAATTGGTCTTGAGTATCTCCATTTCCTTG GAATAATATACCGTGACCTAAAACCAGAAAATATTTTGCTCCAAGAGGATGGCCACATCGTTCTGACTGATTTTGACCtctcgtttttgacttcttcaaaACCTCAT GTCATAAAGCATTCTACATCAAGACGAAGAAGATCTAAGGAGTATCTTCCCCCAAGTTTTGTTTCAGAACCTGCCACTCCGTCGAATTCTTTTGTTGGAACTGAAGAGTACATAGCTCCA GAGATCATCACAGGTGCACCACATACAAGTGCAATTGATTGGTGGGCTCTTG GAATTCTCTTGTATGAAATGTTGTATGGACGTACACCTTTTCGAGGAAAGAACAGGAAAAGGACATTTCATAATATCCTGCACAAAGATCTTACATTTCCAAGTAGCATTCCG GTTAGTCTTGCGGCTAAGCAATTAATCCATGGGTTGCTTCAGAGAGATCCCTCTTCTCGACTTGGTTCAAGTGCCGGTGCAAATGATATCAAGCAACATCCCTTTTTTAAAGATATATACTGGCCACTCATCCGTTGCATG GAGCCCCCAGAGCTTGATGTTCCACTGAAACTAACTCGGAAGGAACCTGAACTAACAGTGAAGCCTGAGGAGGATACTCATGCTCAGATTCTTGACACATTTTAA